In the genome of SAR202 cluster bacterium, the window AGAGTTAGAGAGGGGGGTCGGGGAGATAAGGCGGGGGTCACGCCAGCTCCGCCATCGCCCGCTCGTACTCCTCCTTGTTCGTCGCCGCCCCGTGAAACGCCGGGTTGTTCTCCATAAAGCTCACGCCCTTCCCCTTCACCGTCTTGGCGATAATTACCGCAGGCTGACCCCTCGCCTTCGACGCCTCCTCAAAAGCCTCCAGCAGCCGGCTTATGTTATGCCCGTCCGTCTCAATGACCCTCCACCCAAAAGCCCGCCACTTGTCCGAAAGTGGCTCCAATTTCATCACCTCGTCCGTCCGGCGGTCATTCTGTATCCCGTTCCGGTCCACAATCGCCGTCAGGTTGTCCACTCCATAATGCGCCGCCGACATCGCCGCTTCCCATACCTGCCCCTCATCCTGCTCCCCGTCTCCCAGCAATACATACGTCCGGTAGCTCTTCTTGTCCAATCGAGCCGCCAGTGCGCACCCCACCCCAAAAGACAACCCCTGCCCCAGAGACCCCCCGCTAAAGTCCACCCCCGGCGTATCCAGATGCGCGTGTCCCTGCAAACGGCTGTTTATCTTCCTAAATGTCCAAAGCTCGCTCTCCGGGAAAAACCCGCGCTTGGACAGCGCCGCATACAGCCCTGGCGAAGCGTGGGCCTTGCTCAAAATAAACCGGTCCCTGTCCTCCCACAGCGGCTCCTCAGGTCTAATCCTCATCACACGAAAATACAGCGTCGCCAGAATATCTATCTCCGACAGCGACCCTCCAGGATGCCCGCTATTCGCCGCAAACGTCATCTTGACAATGTGCCGGCGCATCTCTTTTGTGATAGCCTCCAGCTCCGTCACCTTCGGCCCGCCGCTAGATGAAAAAGCCTCGGAACTCTTGGACTCCGAGGCCCCTCGGTCACGATTTTGTCCGCCTTGGCCTGCCAACTAACGCGCCTCCTCAGTTTTATGGGCCAATCGCGCCGATTATAACAACGCCCCCATATAGTGTCTACCTCACCTCTCTTCTAGAAATTACACATCATTTGAGAGAAGCCAGGAATTTTAAGTCCCACCCGCCTGTCACACCTCATATTGCTAGTCTCGGCCTCCCCAATGTTCCTTCTGGTTCCCCTCTTCTCCTCTTGCAAGAGGAGAAGAGGGAGTTAGGGGGTGATGAGGTGATCTTAATTTCTCTTTCCCTCTTCTCCCGACTACGGGAGAAGAGGGATAAAGGGTGATGAGGGCGCCCCGATTGGAGAGAGGGCCACTATTTTCGTTCAAAGCAGGCCGTCCCTTAATAGAGCAAAGCTCCCCTCCCTCAATAGGCCTAATGGCTTAGCAGCATAGGCCTAAGCTATTGACCATTGATTAGTATTTATTGCCAGTGAATAGCTGTAAGCAACTTGCTCCAATTAAAGAGAAAACATTTTGCTTAACACCATCGGACATCCAGGCCGCAAGCGCGGCCAACCCAAAGACCAAACGTGGAGGTACCCTCAATGCGACAGCAGCAATGGTATCGGTTGCTTTGCATGGGGGACGCTAGGCTACCTGTTACAATTCTCATGTTCATGGCTAAAAGGCTGTTTAAGCCAGCTAGACTTATTTGCACATGAGAAATCGACTGAGACACCTTTCGTCCCAAGAATGGCTCGCCATTGCTGGCCTCTTGTTCGCTGGCATGTTGTTTCTAGCTCCACACGCCTTCGACGGTGTTCCCATGTGGCTTACTAAAGTAGCCTTCTTCCTGTTGGTGGCCCTTTTTATTGTCGCCATCTGTGCCGCTTTCGATACAAAAGGCAAGGTGAGCCGATGGATAAGGACAAACAAAGTTAAACCTGGCTATCAGGACAATAAGGAAATGACACCAACCCTTGCTGGGAATTTCCGCTACTTACTCAATCTCGTTTGGGAACACATGCTACCGCGAATCTTAACTGAACTTGACGACGAGGCGTACTTAAAGCGGACACGGGCACAAAACAGAAGAAGAGGTAAGAGCCTTAATTCAGTATGGACTCGCATCAATGTATGGATCAAAAAAATAAGGCTGAAAAGAATAGTAAATCAGCACCATGCGGCCATTGTAGATTTATTAAACAGACAACCCCACAGGGATAAGTTGCCGAAGTGGTACACGGAACAAGACCGAGATGAAGCCAAGATGTTGCAGGATGAACTGGCTGCAAAACTTATACAGCTAGACGAGGCAATACAAAAATGTGACTACCGCTCTATTGAGAACTGGCAAGGACATTACGCCAAAGCGATGGCTTATTGGGGCAATGTTCTAAAAGAAATCCGAGGTGAAATTAATAGAATTCACGATGATGCTGCTACCGCAGTAAGGGTCATAACATGACCAAACCTATACATCCAAAGCCAGAAGTCCCTGTACCAAATACCCATATCCGTTACGGCTACTCCCGCAAGCGTGTCCCTATCTACATGGATAAAGCCACTGGCAAGACTTACACGGCCAACGGCGCAATGCCTGGGAGACGGGTTAAGCCTGAGATTGTAGGGTCTGCTGTAGCCCTCTTTTATCGTGGCACTCCCCTAGATGAAATAGCCGAGCAATTTGAGCACCAGTACGACTTCAGACCGTCCAAGGCCACAATTTATGAATGGGTAACTGATTACACAAAACTAGCTAGGGATAGGCTTGGAAGTCTAAAGGCAAGGACAGGCAACACCTGGGTCTGTGATGAATCGGTCTACATAGCTGGCGGGGAGAAATTTTGGCACTACAACGTGCTTGACCGAGACAGCCGCTTTTTGCTGGCTTCACACTTAGCCCGTACTCGGACAATAAAACAGACCGAGATAGTCTTTCAGAAGGCCAAAGAAGCTGCCCATAGCAATCCAAAGAGAATCATCACTGATGGAATGACGGCTTACCCAGAAGCCATTGAGAGAGTCTTTGGCGGGGATACTCAGCACGTAGTTTCTGAAGGCTTAACGGCCAAACTCAACAATAACCTGTCTGAACGGATGCAAGGCACTTTCAGACAGCGTACCAAGACTATGCGAGGCTTTCAGGACAGGCAATCAGCCCAAGATTACTTTGATGGGTACAGGATTCATTACAACTTCTTTAGGGGTCACGAGAGCCTAAAGAATCGCAGGCCAGCAGAGATGGCGGGATTGGAGACCAGTTTAGAGTCTTGGGAAGACGTAGCCCGACTAGACGTACGGCCCTTCAGCTATGAACGGGTGAAGCTAGAGAAGGAACGGGCATTAAAGCCTAAGCCTGTCTATCCCAGACGAGTCTTTATCCAAAGGAGAAGGAGGCTTTAGGCTACCCATGCTAAGCAAACGGAACCTGCCTCCAAAGACGGTTCTGGCGCGCAGCGTAAGTCCTCCGAAAGTGTATCTGAAGACGATTCTAGTTAGCTGGTGTACAATCGTTTCAGCTTCATAGAATCAGGGCGTTGTAAAAGGCGGTGAGTAAGGACATGTTGCCGCTGGAGCAAGTTCGGGGGGGGGGCGGATTGTATTAGCCCGGCCATCCGTATCTCCTCAAGCCGCCTCGCCTCAAAAGTCGGTCCTCCCCATTACCATCATCCCAATAGGGGCCTTTCAGTA includes:
- a CDS encoding transketolase, encoding MRRHIVKMTFAANSGHPGGSLSEIDILATLYFRVMRIRPEEPLWEDRDRFILSKAHASPGLYAALSKRGFFPESELWTFRKINSRLQGHAHLDTPGVDFSGGSLGQGLSFGVGCALAARLDKKSYRTYVLLGDGEQDEGQVWEAAMSAAHYGVDNLTAIVDRNGIQNDRRTDEVMKLEPLSDKWRAFGWRVIETDGHNISRLLEAFEEASKARGQPAVIIAKTVKGKGVSFMENNPAFHGAATNKEEYERAMAELA
- a CDS encoding DDE-type integrase/transposase/recombinase — protein: MTKPIHPKPEVPVPNTHIRYGYSRKRVPIYMDKATGKTYTANGAMPGRRVKPEIVGSAVALFYRGTPLDEIAEQFEHQYDFRPSKATIYEWVTDYTKLARDRLGSLKARTGNTWVCDESVYIAGGEKFWHYNVLDRDSRFLLASHLARTRTIKQTEIVFQKAKEAAHSNPKRIITDGMTAYPEAIERVFGGDTQHVVSEGLTAKLNNNLSERMQGTFRQRTKTMRGFQDRQSAQDYFDGYRIHYNFFRGHESLKNRRPAEMAGLETSLESWEDVARLDVRPFSYERVKLEKERALKPKPVYPRRVFIQRRRRL